The nucleotide sequence CCTGATGCGGATCGCCGAAAGCGGGCCCGCGCGCCGATTTTTGAGGTAACTATCTGAAATCGCGCTGTTTTTCATGTGAACGTGCAATGTCGGGTTCATTACAGGACATTCATCAAAACGCCCTGTTATTCTGAGCTAGAGTAATTCTGGCTTGTGAATCGGTAACAGCCCACTACTTCAACACGAACAACAATAAAAACGGCGACCTCTAAACTTTACCATCGCGGCTGGGCGCGGCATCCGTGCGCGTCGAGCCGGACTCCAAAAGGATGATCCCCAATGCCCAATGCCCGCAAGATCCTGATCGTGGATGACGATTCCGATCTGCGCGATACGTTGGTGGAGCAATTATCGCTGCACGAAGAATTTGAAGCTTCCGCCGTGGATACCGGCGCCAAGGGAGCCAGCGCCGCAAAGGCCAACTCCCCCGATCTCGTCCTCATGGATGTCGGCCTGCCCGACACCGACGGCCGCGAAGTGGTCCGCTCCTTACGCAAGGGTGGATTCAAGGCCCCGATCATCATGCTGACCGGCCACGACACCGATTCCGACACCATCCTGGGCTTGGAATCCGGCGCCAACGACTATGTCGCAAAGCCCTTCCGCTTCGCCGTGCTGCTTGCACGCATCCGCGCCCAGCTCCGCCAGCATGAGGCCAGCGAGGACGCAGTGTTCTCGGTCGGCCCCTACAGCTTCCGCCCCGGCTCGAAGATGCTGACGGCCGCCAACGCGCGCAAGGTGCGCTTGACGGAAAAGGAAACGGCGATCCTGCGCTTCCTCTACCGGGCCGGCCAGATGCCGGTCTCGCGCGAGACCCTGCTCCAGGAGGTCTGGGGCTACAACTCCGGCGTCACCACCCACACGCTGGAAACCCACATCTACCGCCTCCGCCAGAAGATCGAGAAGGACGCCGCCAACCCGGAAATCCTGGTCACGGAAGCCGGTGGCTACAAGCTGGTGCCGTGATACGCTTTGGGGGCGTGCGAATCGTTTCAAGTCGCACGCCTTTAAGTCTCGGACCTGAATGTCAATCGACGACGACGTAGCGCTGCTCGAGCGTGTCCCGACACTGCGCCTGTTGGGAGACGCTTCGTTGCGCATGCTGGCGATCGGGTCCGAGCAGCGCGACTTCGTCCGTGGCGATGTCCTGTTCAATCTTGGCGACGACGCCGACGCCGGCTTCGTGGTCCAGCGCGGCGCCTTTCGCGTCGATGACGGCGCCGGCGCCGAGATGATCGCGGGTCCCGGCGCTCTGATCGGCGAGCTCGCGCTGGTGGTGCCGATGAAGCGGCCGTCGAGCGCGATCGCGCTGGAGCACTCCACCGTCATCCGTGTCGCCCGCAGCCTGTTCCAGCGCGTGCTGGAAAGCGACCCCGCCGCCGCCCGCCGCCTGCGCGACGAATTCGCCATTCGCTCCAGCCAGATCGCCAGTGATATCTTGATGGCGGGTGCGAAGTTGACGTCCTGATCGTTTCCTCCCGCTCTCCCCGTTCTTGCGGGGAGAGGGTTGGGTGAGGGGCTCTATCCACGCAAACGGCGAGCAGTGAGTACACGGAGACTCCCCCTCACCCGCACACGCGGCGTGAGCTACACCTCCAGCGTCACCGACACCGGGACGTGGTCGGACGGCCGCTCCCAGCTCCGCGCGTCGCGCAAAATCCTGAAATCGCTGACCGTATCCTTCAGCGCGCGCGAGACCCAAATGTGGTCGAGCCTGCGACCGCGGTCACCGACGGTCCAGTCGGCGGCGCGGTAGCTCCACCACGTATAGACCTTCTCCGACATTGGGATGCGCTCGCGCGCGACGTCGATCCATTCGCCGGCGTTGAGCGCCGCCAGCAACTTTTCGCATTCGATCGGCGTGTGCGAGACGACTTTCAGGAGCTGCTTGTGCGACCACACGTCGTTCTCGTGCGGGGCGACGTTGAGATCGCCGACCAGGATGTGGCGATCCTCACCCCGCGGGTGCAGCGGCTCGCAGGCCTTCATCTCGTCGAGGAAGCGGAGCTTGTGGTCGAACTTCTCGTTCAGCGCGGGATCGGGAATGTCGCCGCCGGCAGGAACGTAGAAATTATGCAGCACCAGTGGTTTTGCGATGTTGGCCTTTTCGCCGAACGACACAGAGATATGGCGCGAATCCAGCTTGTCGCAGAAAGTGCGGATGTCCTTGGATTCGAACGGCAGCTTCGAGACGATGGCGACGCCGTGATAGCCCTTCTGCCCGTTCAGCGCGACGTGCTCATAGCCGAGCCGCTTGAAGCGCTTCAGCGGAAAGGCGTCGTCGATGCACTTGGTCTCCTGCAGGCACAGCACGTCCGGCCGCGCGCTCTTGAGAAATTTCGCGACGAGATCGATGCGCAGCCGCACCGAGTTGATGTTCCAGGTTGTCAGGGAGAGACGCATGGGAACTGCGTCTTAGCACGGATTGGCCTGGGGAAACCGCTTGTCCACAGGGTCAGAAGCGTAGGTGGGTTGGCGCAGCGTAACCGATCATCTCAATCCGCCTGCTGAGGCTTGGTGGGTTACGCTTTCGCTGACCCACCCTACGATTCTCAACCCGGCGCCGGGCCGTAATTGGTGAAGTCGATCTTGAACATGCCGGGATCGAGCTTCTTGGTCGAATCGAGATTGTAGACCGCGATCGTGGTGTCGTAGCCCTGCGGGTCGGTGACGGTCCACTGCTTGAGCTGGCCGTCCTTGGCACCGAACATCAGTAGCAGGCGGCTGGTCCCGACCAGCGCCTGTTTCTCCTCGATGGTGACGCTGACGAAGACGTCGTCGGCGGTGACATTGACGACGTTGGTATCCTTCATCAGGTCGATCCGGTCCGACAGCAGGAAGCGTAGCGGCGTCTGCGACAGCGGATAGACATCCTGCGTCGCGAGCTTGCGGTCGCGCACGACCAGCGACGAGCCGTCGGCGATGATGTCGATCGGGCTCGGCGGATCGTATTCGAAGCGCACCTTGCCCGGCTTCTGGATGTAGAAGTCGCCCTGCGTCTTGCTGCCGTCGGGACCGACCTGGACGAAATTCCCGACCAGCGTCTGCAACGACGACAGATAGGCGCTCACCTTGGCGGCTTGGGCTTTCTGGTTCGCATCGAAAGTCTGGAAGATGCTGCTCGGCACGTTGCGGCGCGGATCCGGGATTACCGGATTCGGCGGCGTGTGCGTCGCGCCCGTCGTCGTCGGCCCACGCTGGGCATCGGAGCCAGATCCGCCATCGCGGCCCTTCGGCGCAGGCTTTGGAACAGGCACATTCTGCGCAAACGACGTCGCGGTCGCCATCGCGGCGGTGACGAGAAGCACGCCCACGACGCGCACGCTTCGCGCAGCGACGGAGGCAGCGAATCGAATGTCCGGATGTCTGGTCAACACGTCGTCCTGTTTGGCTGGGCGCCCTTTTACCGTGATTTTGGGCAAAAGCGGAGATCGTTTTTGCGTGAAAATAGCATTCCGAGGCGGCTTGCCTCACATATGGCTGTCTTCTTCCTCGACCAGAATCTCGCGCTTTCCCGCGTGGTTGGCGGGTCCGACAATGCCTTCCAGTTCCATGCGCTCCATCAGCGATGCAGCGCGGTTATAGCCAATTTGCAGGCGGCGCTGGATGTAGCTGGTCGAGGCCTTGCGGTCGCGTTTGACGATCGCAACTGCCTGCGCGAACAGGTCGCCGCCGCCATCCGCGCCCATGCCGGTGGCATCGAACACCGCGCCATCCTCGTCCTCTGTGGGCTCTTCGGCGGTGACCGCCTCGAGATATTCCGGCTGTCCCTGGGTCTTGAGGTGACGCACCACCTTCTCGACCTCCTCGTCGGACGCGAACGGGCCGTGCACGCGGCTGATGCGGCCGCCGCCGGCCATGTAGAGCATGTCGCCCTGGCCGAGCAGTTGCTCGGCGCCCATCTCGCCGAGAATGGTGCGGCTGTCGATCTTCGAGGTGACCTGGAAGGCGATGCGGGTCGGGAAGTTCGCCTTGATGGTACCGGTGATGACGTCGACCGATGGACGCTGCGTGGCGAGGATCACGTGCAGGCCGGCGGCACGCGCCATCTGCGCGAGACGCTGGACAGCGCCTTCGATGTCCTTGCCCGCGACCATCATCAGGTCGGCCATTTCGTCGACGATGATGACGATATAGGGCAGCGGCTCGAGCGAGAGCTTCTCTTCCTCGTAGATCGCCTTGCCGGTCTCCTTGTCGAAACCGGTGTGGACCGTGCGCGTCGGCTCCTCGCCTTTGGCTTTCACTTCGAGCAGGCGTGCATTGTATCCGTCGATGTTGCGCACGCCGAGCTTGGCCATGTTCTTGTAGCGCTCTTCCATCTCGCGCACGGCCCATTTCAGCGCGACCACGGCCTTCTTCGGATCGGTCACGACGGGCGTAAGCAGATGGGGGATGCCGTCATAGACGGAGAGTTCGAGCATCTTCGGGTCGACCATGATCAGCCGGCACTGGTCGGGACGCAGCCGGTAGACCAGGCTGAGGATCATGGTGTTGATGGCGACAGACTTACCGGAGCCGGTGGTACCGGCGATCAGCATGTGCGGCGTGCGCGCCAGATCGATGATGACGGGATCGCCGCCGATGGTCTTGCCGAGGCAGAGCGGAAGCTTTGCCACCGTCTCGGTCGCCTCCTTCGCGACGAGCAATTCGCGCAGGTAGACCTTTTCGCGATGCGCGTTCGGCAGTTCGATGCCGATGGCGTTGCGGCCGGGAACGACGGCGACGCGCGCCGACAGCGCGCTCATCGAGCGGGCGATATCATCGGACAGGCCGATCACGCGTGAGGATTTGATACCGGGCGCAGGCTCCAGCTCGTACAGCGTGACCACCGGACCCGGATTGGCCTTCACTATCTCGCCGCGCACGCCGAAGTCCTGGAGCACGCCTTCGAGCGCGCGCGAATTGGCCTCGAGCTCGGCTTTGCTGAGCGGCTGGCGATCGGCAGCCTTCGGCGCCGCCAGCATGGAGACGGACGGAAGGTCGAACTTGTCGGAAGATTTCTTCGCTGGCGTCTTCGGCGCGGCCTTCTTGCGCGGGCCACGCGCGGCCGGCGCCTCCTCTTCCTCTTCCTCGTCTTCTTCCTCTTCGTGCTCGTCCTCGTAGTCCTCCTCGTCGTCTTCGGACTGCGGCGAGATCGAGGGGGCGGCGCGGCCGCCGCCGAGATTGGGCTCCTGACGCTCGAACGAGGCGGCGCGGGCCTTGGGCCCACTCGAGACCAGCGCGCGATAGGCGGTGCCGAGCAACCAGATCAGCCGCGCCTTCGTGCTCATCAGCGCATGGAACAGCCAGCCCAGCGAGACCGAGCCGCGATCGGACTCCTCTTCGTCATCGAGCGGCGTATCGTCGTTCTCGATCGGCCCGAGCTCTTCGTCATGCTCGCGCGCGCCGAGGCCGCAAGCGATCAGGAAGGTCGCGGTCATCGCGACGAACAGGATGACACCGAGCACCATGCGGTAGATCACGCCGGGCGGTCCGAAGATCACGGCGGGCGCACGCACCAGCGCATCGCCGACGACGCCGCCGAGCCCGGTCGGCAGTGGCCACGCGCCGCCATGCGGCCAGCAGCTCGCGAAGCCTGCCCCAATCGCCGTGCAGAGAATCCAGCAGCCGAGCCGCAGCGCCTCGCGGTCGAACGGACGATGGGTCAGCATGCGCCAGCCCCAAACCGCGACGGTGAGGACCAGCATGATCGCGCCGAGCCCGAGGATCTGCATCGCAAGGTCGGCGCCGATCGCGCCGGCATAGCCGAGAATGTTGCGGATCGGTCGCGAGGTCGCGTGACTGAGGCTGGGGTCCTGCACCGACCACGTCATCAGCGCGGTCGCGGCGACGCCCGACAGGGCGATCAGGCCGAGGCCGGTGAGCTCGCGCAGGCGCCGCGTCAGCGCCTCGCGGATCGAGGGCGGCAGATGGCCCACCAGTGGAATGACACGTTCGATTGCCGACATGCTCATGGGCCCCGCCTAACCCAGAGTCTCGACCAGGCGGTGCAGTGCCGCCGCCGTGGTCTCACCATCCTGTACCAGCGCGAGGCGAATGAAGCCTGCACCCGGATTGAAGCCGTCGGGCTGCAGCCGCGCCAGATAGCTGCCCGGCACCACGCGCACGCCGGCTTCTTTGAAGAGCTTGACGGTCACGGCCACGTCGTCGCCGAGCTCGGACGTGTTGAGCCAGACGCAAAAGCCGGCGTCGGGCCGGCGATAGCCGTAACGATTGCCGATGATCTGGTCGGCGAGATCGAACTTGATCCGGTAGAGCCTGCGGTTCTCCTCGACATGCGCCTCGTCGCCATAGGCGACCGCGCCGACATGCTGCAGCGGCACCGGCACCTGCGGCGCCGCGACGTTGCGGAGCTCGAGGAACATGCTGATGAATTTCCTGTCGCCGGCGGCGAAGCCGACGCGCATGCCCGGCAGGTTCGAACGCTTCGACAGCGACTGGAACGCGACCACGCGGGTGAAGTCGGGGCCGGCGCATTCGAGGGCGCTGCCCGGCGCGTCGCGGGTGTAGATCTCCGAATAGCACTCGTCGCTCAGGATCACGAAACCATGGCGATCGGCGAGCTGCTTCAAGCGAATGAAATAGTCGCGCGAGGCGACCGAGCCCTGCGGGTTGGCGGGCGAGGCCAGGTAGAACGCCACCGTGCGCGCCAGCGTCGCCTCGTCGATCGCATCGAGATCCGGCAGGAAGCCGTTCTCGACCGTGGTCGGCAGATAAATCTGCTCGCAAGCGGCCGCGCGGGCGCCGGCGCCATAGACCGGGTAGAACGGGTTCGGCATCAGGATCGCGGGTTTGCCGGGACGCGGCCCGACATAGCGCGCGGCCGTGATCGCGGCGAAGAACAGCCCTTCGCGGCTGCCATTGAGAACGAGGATCTCGCTCTCGGGGTCGATCGGGCGCGGCAGATTGAAGCGCGCCGACAGCCAGGCGCTGGCGGCTTTGCGGAACGGCTCGATGCCCTTGGCAAGGGGATAACGGCCGAAATCGGCGGTATGCTTTGCCAGGACTGGGCCGACGAAGTCCGGCACCGGGTGCTGGGGCTCCCCAACTGCCAGCGTAATCAGTGGCTTACCCGGCTGGTACGGCGCCAATAGTTCGTTCAGCCGGATGAACGGCGAGCGTTCGGTATCGGAGCTTCCACCGCCCAGCGGCGCACGGGATGAAGCGGTCATAGCCATTCGTTGGGCGCCAGCACTCTTGGAACTGCCGGTCACGGAAAAGGCGCCGGCGGGAAGCGGTTCAGTTCACCATAGATAGGGCGAGGTTAAGACGCGATTAACCATCGGCGGGTGGGTCCGTCCAGACCGGAATAATTAGACCGGAACAAGAGGATGCGCCCTTGGCGAGGACCGCCGGTTCCCGATGGCGGGATGCTGTCGCGTGGCACGCAGGGCCGTCGCCGAGTATATCCGCGCCGTCTGACCGGGCTTGTCCCGGCCATCCACAACCCTTCCCGTTGCCCCAAGATGCCCGGGACGAGCCGGGCACGACGAGAGACGCGAACGGCTAATGGCCGGGCAGCTTCTCGAATGTCGGGATGCCTGTCGGGATCTGATGGAATTCCTGCTTGTCGCAGGTGTAGATCGCCATCTGCGGCTTGAATTGCGCGGGCTCATCCAGCGTGCCGACTTTCAGGATCGCGGCGGGAAGGCCTGGAACCTTGGTGACCAGATGGGTGCCGCACTCGGCGCAGAATTCGCGCGTGACGGCGCGTTCAATGTCCTTGCGGGTGAACTGCTTGGGCTGTCCGGTGATGTAGCTGAATCCGGCCGCTGGCATCGCGATGAAGGTGTTGGGCGCACCGCCCGAGATGTACTGGCACTCGCGACAATGACACTGCGCCTGCATCATGGGGTCGCCCTCGGCGACATAGCGCACCTCGCCGCAATAGCATCCACCTTCCAGTCGCATGGCGACCTCCCTTTAGTTGTTCGTTGAGGTCGATATTTCTGCGCCGCCTGCTCCGAATGGCAATCCCTTTCTTTCGCGCGTGCCGGCAAAAAAGACATCGCCCCGCAACGGTCCTGTGGCAGCTATCTCCTGGCAAGCCCGCAGCCGCTGAACCCTCGGCCATACCAGCATCCGCTGCTCATGCACTCTGCTTCCAGCCGCGGGCAAGCGGTTGAAGCACAATCCGCGCGGCCACCGAGACTGACACACGCCACGGCGCACCTGCTTCGCATCGCCGAGCAGCTCAGCCCGCCACCGGTCTGCCGGGCCTTTCCACCTTCCCGCTGTTCGGGCGAGACCACGGCCGTCTTGTCGTCGCGCTTTGTGGCCCGTTTCGGATCAGTCTGAGCCGGGTTTGCATTCGGGCCCTGGGGTGCCAGTTTCGACAATTCCATCCGGCAGGGCCGCGCAGTCTCGGTGCGAACGCCGGCTCCGCTCGCCTCCTTCAGCGCGAGGACGATCTTGTACTGGTAGGGACTGCCGGCGGGACGGCGCAGCGGATCGTTCTCGCCAAAGAGACCATTGACAGTGATGCTCGCGCTGCCATCGGCCTCGATCCTTCCATCATAGACGGACGAGCCGGGCTTGCCTTCGTCGCCAAAGACGGCGTGAAGCACCCCATCCTTGATACGCAGGGCGTACTGGTAATAGCCCTCCGGGAATGGTGGCTTGCTCTCGCAGGTCTCCTTGCCGATCCAGGTTCCGTCGAAGGCGGCGCTGCGCTTTACGTCATCTGCGGATTTTGTCAGCGCTGCGATACGGGATTTCGCGAGGTCGGCGAATGCGCAAGCCGGGAAGCGTACGAGGTGGTCCTTGAATGCCGCAAGCGTGCCGAGGGCTTCCGCGCTGCGCCAATGATCTCCGGCATCCGCACAGGGATCGGACTGGGGCGGCGCCGATGGGGCTAGCGCCGCGGTCTCGGGCTTGCCGTTCAGGTAGTACTCGCCAAAGAACGACAGCGAAAGCTCGGGCACCTGCGAGCCTTTGGTGCGCTGGTAGACGCCGGCGCTGATGGTCTGAAACACCGTATTGATGTTGTCCCTGTCGCGGATATGCTCGAGGAACGCGCTGGTATAGGGACTGTTACGGCCGTCGCCGTCATCGGCGGTCCGCCCGGCCTGGGTTGCATAGGAGATGATCGTGCCGTCCGGGCTCTCCATCTTGGCCAGCCCGCGTGCCACCGTCACGCCGCGGCCCTGCCCCACGTTCCGCCGCAGCTCGTCGGCAAAGGGGTTGTCGCGGCAGGCGTCGAGCACAAGGATCCGCAGGTTCTTCGCCTGCTGCAGATCCGCAAGGATTTCGTCAGCACGCACCAGACGCCGCAGATCGACCTCGTCACGGACGACGGCATCGACAGGTACAAGATAATTGACGCCGGCGAACTGGAGCGCGTGCCCGCTGTAATAGAACAGGGCCACGTCGGCACCGCGGGCCTCACGCGCAAAGCGAAGCACGGTGTCCTGCATTGCGGCCTGATCGAGATCGGTCGCGACCAGGGGCTCGAATCCCGCTCGCTTCAGTGCCGCTCCGACGTCAGCCGCATCATTGGTCGGATTGGTCAGGGCGGGAACGTTCCTGTAGGCGCCGTTGCCGATCACCAGCGCGACGCGCTTGTCCGCGTGGGCATCAAGGGCCGACAGAGCAAGCAACAGGAAGCAAAAAGCCAGGAATTGCAACAAACGCATGAAATTCCGCTCCAAATCGGGAGCATGATATTCGCCAATCTTGGCATTATGCAATTTGGCTTACGGCAGTTCATCTGCCGGGACTGTGCGGCGCGTCAAAAAGAAAGGGGCTCCAACTTGCGCTGGAGCCCCTCAACGGTCGGGGCATTGCCGGGTATGTGCCCAAACCGTAGTTCTGGGCGCGATTTCCGAGGAGATCGCGCCCGGGAGGAGAGTTACATGTTGTAGGCGCGCTCGGTGTGCTCGGTGATGTCGAGGCCTTCGCGCTCGCTCTCGACGTTGGTACGCAGACCAACGATCACATCGACGACCTTGTAGAGGATCGCCGAACCGATGCCCGACCACACCAGCGTGGTGCAGACGCCGGTAGCCTGCGCGATCATCTGCGCCGCGAAGTCGTAATCGGCAACCTTCGGCGGGATCGCCGTGTAATCGACGATGCCTGCACCGCCGAGGGCGGGGTTGACCAGGATGCCGGTGCCGAGGGCGCCGACGATGCCGCCGATGCAGTGCACGCCGAACACGTCGAGAGAGTCATCGTAGCCGAGCGCGTTCTTCACGACGGTGCAGAAGAACAGGCAGACCACGCCGACCACGAGGCCGAGGACGATCGCGCCCATCACGCCGGAGTAGCCGGCCGCCGGAGTGACCGCGACGAGGCCCGCGACCGCGCCGGAGATGACGCCGAGCACCGACGGGTGGCCCTTCACGATCCACTCCGCGAACATCCACGACAGCGCGGCGGCTGCGGTGGCGACGAAGGAGTTGGTCATGGCGAGGGCTGCGCCGCCATTGGCTTCGAGGTTGGAGCCGGCGTTGAAGCCGAACCAGCCGACCCAGAGCAGCGAAGCGCCGATCATCGACATGGTCAGCGAGTGCGGCGCCATCAGGTCCTTGCCGTAACCGATGCGCTTGCCGATCAGGAGAGCGCCGACCAGGCCGGCGATACCGGCGTTGATGTGAACGACGGTGCCGCCCGCGAAGTCGATCGCGCCCTTCTTGAAGATCCAGCCGGCGTCGGCGCTGATCTCGTCGAGCTTGGCCTGCGCCGCGGTCTTCGCCGCCGCATCACCCGCCGCAGCGAGCGCCTTGGCCGCATCCTGGATCGCGTCCGGGCCGGGCCAGTACCAGACCATGTGCGCGATCGGGAAGTAGATCAGCGTGACCCAGAGCGGGATGAACAGGGCGATCGCCGAGAACTTCATGCGCTCGGCGAAGGCGCCGACGATGAGGGCGGGCGTGATCGCCGCGAAGGTCATCTGGAAGCACATGTAGATGAGCTCCGAGATGTTGGCGTCCACGCTGAAGGTTGCGGCCTTCGAGTCGGTCGTGACGCCCATCATGAAGGCCTTGGAGAAGCCGCCGATGAAGTCGGAACCGCCGGTGAAGGCGAGGCTGTAGCCGTATACGGCCCAGATCACGGTGACGACGCAGACGGTGTAGAACACCTGCATCAAGACCGAGAGCATGTTCTTGGAGCGGACGAGGCCGCCATAAAACAGCGCGAGGCCCGGGATCGTCATCAACAGCACGAGCACTGTCGATGTCAGCATCCAGGCGTTGTCTCCCTTGTTGACCGTTGGCTCGGCGTAGGCTGCGGTCGCAGCGAACATGCCGACTGCGAGAGCCGCCAATCCCGCGCCATAGGGACGCTTAAACGTCATTGTATTCACTCCTGATTGGATAAGGTTGAGCGCGAAATCAAAGGGCCGCGGCGTCGGCCTCGCCGGTGCGGATGCGGACCGCATGGTCGAGGTTGATGACGAAGATCTTGCCGTCGCCGATCTGTCCGGTTTTCGCGGCGGACGTGATGGCGTCGATGGTCTTGTCGACCTGCCCGGAGGCGACAGCGACTTCGATCTTGATCTTGGGCAGGAAGCTCACGGCGTATTCGGCGCCGCGATAGATTTCCGTATGGCCTTTCTGACGGCCGTATCCCTTGACTTCCGTCACCGTAAGACCGTGAACGCCGATGGCGGTCAGGGCGTCACGGACTTCTTCCAGCTTGAATGGCTTGATAATCGCCATAACAATTTTCATGGGTCCTATCCCCGCTTGGGCCCGGTCCGGACATGGCCGGGCGTTTCTCGACTGGTTCGCCACGAGGAGAAGTTTCACTACGCGGGCACAGCCAGGACCCTTAGAATCAAATGCCGTGCCAGATCGTCCGCCTTGCCTAACCGACTATGAATGCGGGGCTTTCCGCGTTTGGCGGGTGGTGTGCCGCAGTGCGCTATTACGTCGCGCTCAAAACGTAATCATGCCTGCTCAAAGTGCAGGCATGACAGGCTGCCGACACAATGTTGCTCACGTGTCGGGCAGCAGCACGGTATTTTAGTGTGGGTAAGGGTAGGCGCTACCGCAGGGCCTTGGCATGTTGCGAAATGTCGAGCCCTTCGAGCTCGTGCTCACGGGACACGCGCAATGGCATTCGAGAGCGACCAGCTTGAGCAGGACAAAGCCCACGCCGGCGGTGAGGCAGCCGAATGGTATTCGGTGGAAGGTCGACCATCAGGCGGCGTCGCGTTCCGCGAAAACCCTGTCGATCAGTCCCCATTCGACCGCTTGCTGCGCGGTCATGAAGTGGTCGCGGTCAAGGGTCCGTTCCACCTCCTCCTCGGGGCGCCTGCAATGTTGCGCATAGAGCCGGATGATGCGCCGCTTCGTTTCCTGCATTTCGGTGGCATGGATCATGATGTCAGACGCCTGGCCTTGAAATCCGCCGAGTGGCTGGTGCACGTGAAGGCTCGCGTTGGGCAGGGCGGCGCGGTGACCGGGCTCGCCGGCCATCAGCAGGAAGGACCCCATGGAGCGCGCGGTGCCCATGCATAGCGTATGGACCGGCGCCTTGATGAACTGCATGGTGTCGTACATCGCAAGTCCGCTGGTAATCACGCCGCCATAGGAGTTGATGTAGAGATTGATCGGCTTGTTCGGGTTCTCTGCCTCCAGGAACAGGAGCTGCGCGCAGACGAGTCCGGACATTGCATCATTGACTTCGCCATTGAGGAAGATGATGCGCTCGCGCAAGAGTCGGGAGTAGATGTCGAAGGATCGCTCGCCGCGGCTGGACTGTTCGACGACCATAGGCACGAGTTGCAGCATGTCGCGCATCTGCGACCTCCGTTTCTACAGGGGATGAAGTCGTATTATCGCTAAAGCGCGATCAGGCCGCGCGCATCAGGCGGCAATTGGTGTTAGCCGGCCGCGGCAGCTTTTCGTTGACGTCGCAGGCTTGTTGGATGATGCGAAACCGAGTGCCGCCGGACTCGTTCGGTTCGATCCTGAAGGTGACGTGGCTTTCTCGAAAAGGGGGCTCGGAATCGCGGAGCCGGTAACGCACCTCTTCGCCCGCGACCGATGATTCGAGCTCGGCGCCCGCAAGGTCGGCATCCGGCAGCCAGCGCTCGCGCAGGGCCGGAATGGTGACGGCACGCCAGACCTTTGCTGGCGGTGCATCGAGGTCATATTCGAGAACCAGGGCTGCGTCGGGCTGATCCGGCTTCACTGCGTCGCTCATTGATCCATATCCTTCAAGAGATCGGCGAGCGCTTCCACGCGTTTCGGCCAGTAGGCTCGGTAGCGCGCAAGCCATGTCCCGATGGTGGCGATGCCGTTCGGATCGACCTCGTAGTTCACAAAGCGGCCCTGCCGCTGTTCGCGCACGAGACCTGCTGCACGCAGAACCGCGAGATGCTGCGACATCGCCGGTTGGCTGATCTCCAATCCGTCGCGCAAAGCGCTGGCATTCAGGCTTCCGCCAGCGAGCCTTTCAAAGACCTTTCGGCGCGTCGGGTCGGCCAGCGCCCTGAAGATGTCGGCTTCGATCATGACAACACATAAGCACACACTTATGTGTTGCGCAAGCCCCGAGAATCTGAGGCTGTCCGGTGCTTGGAGCGACCGGCAGGAAGCGCACCGAACTACTGCAATGCCTCACCGTGCTGGGAAATGTCGAGACCTTCCAATTCGTGCTCACGCGAGACGCGCAAGGGCACGAACAGGGCGACCAGCTTGAGCAGGATGAAGCTCACGCCCGCCGACCACACGAAGGTGACGGCAACGCCATAAAGCTGGATCAGAAGCTGCTGCGGGTGACCCTCGAGCAGGCCGGCGGCCCCGCCGATGGCGCTGGTCGCGAACACGCCGGCAAGCAGGGTGCCGGTC is from Bradyrhizobium sp. ISRA430 and encodes:
- a CDS encoding metalloregulator ArsR/SmtB family transcription factor gives rise to the protein MIEADIFRALADPTRRKVFERLAGGSLNASALRDGLEISQPAMSQHLAVLRAAGLVREQRQGRFVNYEVDPNGIATIGTWLARYRAYWPKRVEALADLLKDMDQ